In Callospermophilus lateralis isolate mCalLat2 chromosome 4, mCalLat2.hap1, whole genome shotgun sequence, one genomic interval encodes:
- the Tmt1b gene encoding thiol S-methyltransferase TMT1B has protein sequence MDVLVRLLQLLMLLLTLPLHLMALLGFWQPLCKSYFPYLMAMLAAKTNRMMESKKRELFSEIKGLMGTSGKVALLELGCGTGANFQFYPAGCRITCLDPNPHFEKFLKRSMAENRHLQYERFVVAPGEDMKQVADGSMDVVVCTLVLCSVQSPKRVLQEVHRVLRPGGVLFFWEHVAYPRGSQAFMWQQVFEPTWKHIGDGCYLTRETWKDLENAQFSEIQMERQPPPLKWLPVGPHIMGKAVK, from the exons ATGGATGTCCTGGTCCGACTCCTGCAGCTGCTCATGCTGCTCCTGACACTGCCCCTGCACCTGATGGCTCTGCTAGGCTTCTGGCAGCCCCTGTGCAAAAGCTACTTTCCCTACCTGATGGCCATGCTGGCTGCGAAAACCAACCGAATGATGGAGAGCAAGAAACGGGAGCTCTTCAGTGAGATAAAGGGGCTGATGGGAACCTCAGGGAAAGTGGCCCTGCTGGAGCTGGGCTGTGGCACTGGTGCCAACTTCCAGTTCTATCCTGCTGGCTGCAGGATCACCTGCCTGGACCCAAACCCCCACTTTGAGAAGTTCCTGAAAAGGAGCATGGCTGAGAACAGGCACCTCCAATATGAGCGGTTTGTGGTGGCCCCTGGAGAGGACATGAAACAAGTGGCTGATGGCTCCATGGACGTGGTGGTCTGCACTCTGGTGCTCTGCTCTGTGCAGAGCCCAAAGAGGGTCCTGCAGGAAGTCCACAGAGTGCTGAGGCCG gGAGGAGTGCTGTTCTTCTGGGAGCACGTGGCTTATCCGCGAGGAAGCCAGGCCTTCATGTGGCAGCAAGTTTTTGAGCCCACCTGGAAGCACATTGGGGATGGCTGCTACCTTACCAGAGAGACCTGGAAGGACCTGGAGAATGCCCAGTTCTCTGAGATCCAAATGGAACGACAGCCCCCTCCCCTCAAATGGTTACCTGTTGGGCCCCACATCATGGGGAAGGCTGTGAAATAA